The nucleotide window ctcgatcttggcggCGAGCAAGGTAGGGTCGATGGGGTTGCCCGAGGCGTGCATTCCGAACTTGCCAAGATCGGCCGTGTAGTCGACAAGACTGCTGTAAGAAGCCAGGTCGATGTCGTTGGCAAGCTTACCCCCGGGCGCAATGGCACCTGTAGCCGTGTTGTACTTGGTTCCTTTGATgttggtggcggtggacAGGTCGAGGATGTCAATGTGCTTGTAGTTGACACCCGAGTCGTCGTTTCCAAATCCGTTGCCGTCACGGACGAGAATGCCGACGGTCTTGTGGCCGAGGTAGATCAGATCATTGACGTTGCGAGCCTTGCCTTTCTTCGAAGTGGGGACCTTGAAAGCGTACTCAGCAATGAGTGGTACATTGTCGCCAGGATTAGCACCATTTTGGTAGGTGGTCACTCCTGAAAGCGAAGAAATGTCCCACTCAAAGATGCGAAGGTAAGGGGCACCATCTCCACCGTCCTGGACGAGCGCAGACTGTAGGACGGCAAACAGCTGGTTGCCGTCCCAAGACACAGCCATGCCCTCAAAGCCGGCATTCGGAGCACGACCAGAGTCAGGAGTAGCCTTGGAGGTGAAGTTGTACTTGCCTCCAATGCGTGGCAAGACCGCTTCAGGAGGGGTGATGTATGCAATGATAGTACCGTCTGCAGCGGTCTTGTAGACACCTGGAGTGTACTCGTCCGAAACCCAGAAGGTGCCATCCGGGTTGGCCGAGAAGCCCTCGGTGTCGAACGACAGAGCCGAAGGCTTGTTGGGCGCATTGGCCGCAGCCAGGGGCCCATCGTTGGATCCGCTTCCGCTAAGACCGCCGCTCCTCACAAGAGTAGGGTCAAGTCCGGTTGGGTTCTTACCCGAAGCCTCGTGATAGAAAGTCGTATCGCGGTAGGTGATGTTACAGAGATTGATTGCCTGGTCGAAGGCAAGGTTTTTCGAGCCCGTGTACTCCTTAAAAGAGAAATCAAACAGGTGGTGACGAGCAACATAGTCGATCGTATTCTCGACGTTGTAGCCTCGGTCGGGCTGGAGGTAGAGCTGACCTGAGTAGAGATCGCCGTTGCGTGTGAACTGGCCTGGAACAAGAGCACCTGCGGAACCGAAACCACCAATGGTCTCGCCATTCTTGTCCCGAGCGCTAGCTGAGAACTGaccgatggcgacgagacCTTTCGAGCTGAAATCGGCAGGGTCAACGCCACTACCGCGAGTGCGAATGGAAGCGCCTGCTACGCCGTTCGCGAGCGCAGAAAACACTGGCAGTGCCAGAGCGAGTTTAGCGAACATCTCGGGCAAGTGTAGATACATGTGTCCGTGATGGACGAAACATGTTTCTATCCCTCTCTGCGCTTATAAAGACAGCTGCGAACTGCACCAACGTACAAGGGTGGCGAGTCTGTGACGGCACAATTCACACGCACTGAGCAATGCTTGTTGGCGTGAATTGTTTGTGATCATGCTCATGCCACTCAAGCATGTCTCTGCATGTCTCTGCATGAACAGGGTCACGGAAACTTTCAGGAGGATTCATGATTTCGTCGCATCCAAGCTCATTTGCCTTTCAGGTTTGCTGTCGATGTCGAAAACGACAGTATGGTCGGAGTTGCGTCTTTTTGCCTCGCTAAGCTGCCGAATTCGAGGATGAGCACGTTCTTAGACGTGCAGCGGTTAAGCTGCTGAGCCCAAAAACCCGATTTGCCGTCCATGCAGCCGCCGGGCTTCGCTTCCTGCCGAACCGGTCTCTCAACTCAGCTGGACAACGGGGCAAGATCTGCTCAGTCGAAACCGTAGGTCTAACATATCACAGCTGCATTCacgtgattcacgactcgtcattcgtgtttcgtgtttcgtaATTTCACGTTTCCCGTCTGCGTGATGCACGATGCCGATGTGGCGGCCAATCAACAAATCCGAGTTCCGCATATTCATAAATGCGTCACCTCCACCTCAATCATGACTTCTTCTGACGAAACCCTGCAtggcaagagcaagaatGCAtggcaagagcaagaacaCAGATGATAGATAGATAGACTGTCGATGAGTAGCCTTTACAATCATGCCATCAGCTAGCTCGTTATCGACACGCTGCTAGTAGCTATGGACACTGTCGTAGCAGgagccgcagcagccttCACGGTGGATCTGCTCATCTACCCActcgacacgctcaagacCCGACTACAAGCTCCCGACTATGCCACGCGCTTTCCTGCAGGTAGGGGCCTCTATGGAGGATTGTATCAAGGTGTTGGAAGCGTCATCATTGCCACTCTTCCAGCTGCCGGGCTGTTCTTTTCCACTTACGAGCAGACAAAAACCGTCTTGGGATCGTCGAATTCACCACTTGCAAATACACCACCAGCACTGTCGCACATGCTTGCTAGCTCGACAGCAGAGCTAGTGTCATGTCTCGTCTTGACCCCGGCCGAGATTATCAAGCAACGGGCACAAGTTGTCAATAAGCAGCGGAACCAGACTCGATCCTCGTCAAGCAGTacaagctcatcgtcaGCTTGTCCGGCGACTACAGCAGTAGGAGCGGCAAAGGAAGTGGTACAAAAAGCCGAACCACGAGAATCCAAAGTATGCCTTGCAAAAAGGACAGTTGCACATGCGGCCGACAAGGTGTCCAAACAAGCTCCTCCAGGCAGCGCTGCCTCTACAGCAAGGAACATACTTCTTGACGCGCATGAGAGGTTGCAGCAAGTGAGCGCACAGCCCTCCACCCGACCCACAATAGCACCCGTCGCCTCTGTTTTTGCTCGCTCCTACCTTGCTCTAGCAGGTCGCAACTTGCCCTTCACCGCATTGCAATTTCCGATCTACGAGTCACTACGAGAATCGCTCGGAAAGTGGGTGGGTCTCAAAGCCGGGACGCACAAAGAGGACGGCGAGGTTGATGACATACGATCATCCGAGCAACTCAGATGTAAAGCCACACAGGACAAGATGAGTGTAGCTACCGAATTCGGAAAGGCAGGGATGGTGGCAGGCGGGTCAGCAGCGATTGCGGGTTCGTTTGCGGCTGTGGTCACAACGCCAATCGATGTAGCCAAGACAAGGATCATGTTGGACACAGATGCAGGCAGAGCAAAGACATCATTGGGTGTGTTGGCGACAATGAGAGACATTATGGCTAAGGAAGGGTGGAAGGCATTGATGAAAGGAGGTGCTTTGCGCGGCGCGTGGACTGCGTTGGGAGCGGGTGTGTATTTAGGCAGTTATGAAGCGGGTCGATTGTGGTGGAGAGACAGACAGCAGAGATTGAAGAAGACGTGATGCAATATACCTGCGAACAGCTGGTGAAAGAACTTTCAACGATTCCATGCCAGAATTATGACTCACGGACTGACGTTCGCCGGGATGTGATTTGATTGACCACGTTGGTGCTTGTCAAGCTTCAACACaattgtgattcgtaaCGTGCACGAGGTGGAGGTGTTGATCACGAAATTGCGGGGGGcttttcacgattttgctCCACCTCTCTaacaccatctcggcctAAACAAGAAAAACGTGAAACTATCTTCTCGGCGCCAACTTCATCCCATGCTTTCGCAGACATTCACATAAGCCACGGCCTGCGGTCGAACTAACCTGCCGTGCACCTTCACAATCATGCCATCTTCGGTAACAAAACATACAATTCCGCCATTCTACGCCTGCTATTTTCTGCGCTCTCTCTCCACCCCAGGTACTACCTACATCGGCTCCACTCCGGCTCCACCCCGCCGCAAGCGTCAGCACAATGGTCACCTCACGCAGGGTGCCTACAAAACTTCTCGTGCAAGGCCTTGGGAGATGGAATGCATCGTCTATGGATTTTCCTCCAAGATTGCCGCTTTGCAGTTCGAATGGGCTTGGGCCAAACCGCATCTTTCTCGTCATCTCAAATTCTTGACTACAGAGCACTCGGTTGACGGTACACCGAAAAACACGTCTGATTGGGCTGGTATGTCACTGTTTCCATCTACAAGCTTGACTCCCGGACAGACTCGGTGGGGTAGAccgaagaagaggatggcgagacCTCCATCATCTCCCAACGCTAGACTGTTGGCCATGCGCGCACTGCTGCGATCAGAACCGTTCTGCGGTTGGGGACTGAAATTGGCTTTCTTCACCGAGTGGAGCTGGTTGGCGTACCAGAGACTTGATGCTTGCGACCCAGGTTTGGTGGCCAAAAGCGCATTGTCGACGTTGCAAAATAGGTACAGTAGATCGGGGAAGCCTTTGCATGCACTCTACCCGGTAGCTGTCTGTGACTTTTCTGGTGTCGACGGCAAACGCGAACCGCTCGTTCACGTCTCCGAGCCGTATCGGCTGGATGCGGGTGTAGCTGAACATCCTGTCAAGAAGAGGCAGACCTCGAGCAGGCAAAAGCCACACACCGAGGAAACTTCAGCATGGCCAGAGACGCTTCCGAGATCAGCAAATTTGAAAGGTCTCGATGCATGCATGCAAGACTTTGCGACCTTCCCCATACCGCAACCAGCTGCTCCGAATACAGACTTGACAAAGAAGTCCAAACGAGCGAAAAAACTGAGCGATAAGGCTCGACCGTCTGCTTTGGAAGATCATGACGCAGAGAACGGAGtagatgatgacgacacCGAGGTTGAAGTGGTTGCTACAGATGCCGCCAATGGATCAGATCTGGCGTTAAGCCGCCCACTCTACAGAATGAGATTTGACGACCTCAACATGGAAGAATCAGAATGGAAACGGTTCGCAGAAAGCATCGCTGCAAACGTGGGTGCATCAAGAAGTACGACGCAAGCAATGAGCGAATTTCTGCATACCTGTGTACAGAGACACATAGCAGCACAAGACGCACGCACAGCAAACACAGCACTTCCCGCACCCACATCACTCTGCTCTCTCTGCAGCATACCGATTGATCtcagccagcagctcgattTTGTCTTATGCCCAAATCCGCATGCTAGCACACTGCCTCTCATCTCCAGTTCATCTACCGCCTCGCACGAGACCATATCGGAATGCCGCGAAACCGGATGCGACTCGATCTTTCATCTCTCGTGCTTGGCTAGGTCGTTTCTCGAACAGCAACTAGGGGACCAAAAGGCGacagcgagcagcgcgaGTACGGTACTTCCCACACACGGCACCTGTCCCTGTCATAGAGGAGAGCACAAGGAACCAACCATGTGGGCGGATGTTGTTAGAGCTATGTATCGCAGACACGAGCGGTTCGAGCGACTGATTCAGTTCTTGATAAGGTCTGGTCGGTCTCTTGAACAGCATCTCCATCCGCCGCTGGAAGTTGAGATGACTGTCAAAGGGAGTAAAATTAAAGAAAGAGTCAAGGCATCTGTCAAAGCCACTGAGGATGCACAGGTCGACATTGGCGATCAGAGACAAGTCATAAGTGGGACAACAAGCAGGACGAAGGCCGCGCTCACGAGGAAACGCAGGCAGCCAACGACTAGTAGTGTCAATGCGATTCAAGTCGATCCGTTAGCAAGAAATGGCTCAAAGATCGACGGAGATGGAGCTGGGAAGGATACGAAGAAAAACACCACACAGAAAGCCAAATCGAACGAAACCAGCGAAGTAATTGACCTCACATAAGGTACAATCTAACTACTTGAAAAAGACATTTAACGAACAGCCTTGACTACCGTGTACTTTACAGTTCGTCCCCATGATTGAAGAGAGATGCAACGACGCCTTTTGCTTTCTGTGCCCGCCTACCTTTCCTCTTGGGCTCAGCAACCTTTCCATCCGCTTGCAAGTTGTTGCCGCTAATCAAGAGATTCATGAATTCGTAGATCAAATCGCTTGCTGCATACGCTGTGATCTCGGCCTGGTCATACGCTGGGCTCACTTCTACCAAATCAAATCCGACAAAGTTCAGCCCTTCCAGTCCTCTCAAAATCCTCCTCAGCTCTCTGGGGCTCCAACCTGCGGATTCCAACGTGCCTGTGCCCGGAGCAAAGCCCGGATCGAGCGTATCAATATCGATACTGAGATAGACGGGCATGGCGCCAACACGAGACCGGATGTTTTGGATGATAGCCGGAATGCCAAGGTCGTCAATGTCATCGGAGGTGATGATGTCGAAGCCGATCGATGCGTCGTGTTGAATGTCGTCGTAGGAGCCGAGTCGTGTACGGATGCCGGCGTGAATGGATTGATTGCGTGCGATAAGTCCTTCGAGCGCAGCTTGCCAGAAAAAGGTGCCGTGCTGGATCTGGTGTTGGCGCGTTGGCGAGCCTGCAGGTGAGACCTCTGGAGGCCATGTGTCGAGATGTGCATCAAAGTGAATCACCGCGATGGGTCCATATACTCGGTAGAGCGATCGAAGGATCGGCAGCACAATCGTGTGATCTCCACCCATGGAGACGATCTTGGGGTGCGATCTGCCGTCTTTTGCCAAGCCTGCGTTGGAGAATGCTTGCCACGATTTGGTCGAAACTACTGAGTTTGGTGGAGTTGAAGAGAAGCTAAGCGATGGATcggaagcagctcgacgttgcaAAAGCGAAGTATACCCAGCTTCGATCTGATCGATCGCCAAAGCAGGATCAAATCCAGAAGTGGGAATGTCGTCACAGTCTAGAAATCGCAAACCGGTATTGTACGGGTCTTGAGCATGATACAAAGAGTACGTTCTGCCCGCTCTCTGCCGTCTGCTAGCTTGACGAATCGCATTCGGCCCGAATCTGGCACCGGGTCGATAGGTTACGGTGAGGTCGTAAGGGATCCCGAGCACGGCTACGTCGAACAACTGGCTGGGATCATCAAGGCACTTGACAGTAGGCAAGTGGGCGTAAGTGTTCACGCCAGAGTAAGCAGGCTTTGCGACGCCGGAATACTTTTTCGTCCAAGGATCGTCGATATCGTTGGAGGGGAACTCAACCAGAGGGATGGGCGCGTATTCGGCAGAGCTGTGCGCTCCTGCACCGTGATGCTCTTGGTCGAGTCCGGGAGAATGCGGGCTTGCATGCGAACTGGCTAAGGATGCACAAGCCAGGACAAAGGCCAGGATCAAAGCGTTCTTTCTGGTAATCATGTCAGGAAGGGCTTTAGGCTTTGAGAACTGAAATGGCGAGGAAAGAAGGAGAGCAATAGCTTAAGAAGATAAGCCAGCAACTTCCTTGGCTCAGCATTCAGTGTTTATATATATCGGCCATGGACCTGACCTCGCTTGTTCAGATCTTAAATTGGGCAAAAATGCCTTGCTGAAGGTGCATATTGCGCTCAGGTACCGGACAgacagccacgagcgtTGCGATGTCTTGTGAGCTCCGAGAAGCGTTGCGCCAAAAGCGTGGAGAGCTAGCTCGTTAAGCACCACAAGCTGCTCGTtaagaatcacgaatcctaTGTTCTCGACAACGCCGATGTTTTTACCGAGAAATCCGAATCACTTTTCTTTATTATAAATCTTTGAACGGTGTAACAAACCTGGCGATTttgcatcgtgcatgttgCGGTACGTGCAAGACACCAGAGCACCGTGAGAAGAACTctgaaatcgtgaatcggcgAATTTCGTCACCGCGAAGTACGGCAATcaccgaatcgtgaataatcgtgaatgataATCATGGATCACGGATGATTGTGGGTCTTGTGTCTTGTGCTCTCCCACTTCCCACTTTCGGTGTCTGCGTGTGTGAGTGTcactcaagactcgtgactgtggaGGTGGATCTTCTGATTTCCATGTTCATCTCACCGGGTCTGTGCGATGTATCAACGCTGCAGTCTCAGGGTTTTGTGACCAGTTTTGCtaacattcgtgattcacgatgccTTCCTCCTGGAAACCGAACAGCCTTGAGTAGCCCTTCTTCCACGGATAAGGAGGTTGGTCCTTTCTCCTACGACTCACAACCcccgccatcatcgactcGACAGCATACAcaggatgacgatgacgatgaaaAGTGCCACCAGATTCTACTACATCGGTGTCGATGTCGGCACCGGCTCTGCGCGAGCAGCATTAGTCGACAATGACGGCAACATTCTCGCAGAATCCACCCATGCTACCCAAACATTCCGCCTCGAATCAGATGCGCGCATCTTCGAGCAGTCGACCACCGATATCTGGTCTCAGATCAAGCTGGCCATTACTCAGGTGGTTGCTGCATCCAAAGTCGACCCTAGCCTCATCAAAGGTGTTGGATTCGACGCAACTTGCTCTCTTGCAGTGACCGATTTCGATGGCAACCCCATTGCAGTCACCCCTCAATCTCCCACGACAAGTTTCAATTGGGGACCAGGAGAACGCAACGTCATCTTGTGGGCAGACCACCGTGCtgaagccgaagcagcacTCATCAACTCGACCGGATCTAAAGTGCTCAACTATGTCGGCAAAACCATGTCGCTCGAAATGGAGATTCCTAAGATTCTGTGGTTGAAAAAACACATGCCAGCAGAACTCTTTGAGCAGTGCATGTTCTTCGATTTGCCCGACTATCTGACATACAAAGCAACAGGCTCGCTGGCGAGGAGCAACTGCTCCTTGGTCTGTAAGTGCTCCTATGTCCCTCCGGGCGTTGACGGTTCCGAGTTGGGCTGGCAGCCGGAGTTTTTCGAACAGATTGGGTTGGGTGAATTGGTCAAGAATGACTTTCAGCAGTTAGGCGGTGTTCCGGGTCGCAACGGCATAGTGCTTACTGCCGGTCAGCCtgttggtgatggtctGAGCGCTGATGTTGCTACCGAGCTTGGATTAGCACCTGGCACCGCTGTTGGGTCGGCTCTGATTGATGCATATGCAGGTTGGGTTGGCACCGTTGCTGCACCAGCTACCAATCCCGTGGATGAAAGCAAGAACAGCCCATCGCTCATCAGCTCGCAGAACCGACTGGCTGCGATCGCAGGAACTAGCACGTGCTACTGCGTCCAATCACCCGACGGTatcctcgtcgacggcgtctGGGGTCCTTACAAACATGCTGTTTTCCCTGGACTATGGATGAACGAAGGAGGCCAGTCTTCCACCGGTCAACTCATCGACTTTATCATCGACACTCATCCGGCAGCACCATCGCTTCGCACTCTGGCCTCGGAGACCAACCGCTCGCCTTTCGTCGTTCTCCATGACAagatcgactcgctcgcctctGAGGCTTCCCTTGCGCATGCATCACTGCTTACCAAGGATCTCTTCATCTATCCCGACTTCCACGGAAACCGCTCGCCCCTTGCCGATTCGAAGATGAAAGGTATGATCACAGGTCTCAAACTCGAccgctcgctcgccgatCTTGCGCTCAAGTATTATGCCACGCTCGAAGCGATCGCCCTACAAACCCGACACATTATCGAAGAGATGAATGCCAAGGGCCACAGGATTGATTCGATCTACATGAGTGGTGGTCACGTCAAGAACCACGTGTTCATGCAGTTGATCGCTGATGTTTGCGATATGCCCGTCCAGCTCCCCTTCAGTTCGAGTGccagcgtcgtcgctggttcggccatcttgggTCGATTTGCTGCGGAAGTCAAAGATCCGGACTCGTCTGGCGCAAGT belongs to Mycosarcoma maydis chromosome 3, whole genome shotgun sequence and includes:
- a CDS encoding uncharacterized protein (related to PET8 protein, member of the mitochondrial carrier (MCF) family), translating into MDTVVAGAAAAFTVDLLIYPLDTLKTRLQAPDYATRFPAGRGLYGGLYQGVGSVIIATLPAAGLFFSTYEQTKTVLGSSNSPLANTPPALSHMLASSTAELVSCLVLTPAEIIKQRAQVVNKQRNQTRSSSSSTSSSSACPATTAVGAAKEVVQKAEPRESKVCLAKRTVAHAADKVSKQAPPGSAASTARNILLDAHERLQQVSAQPSTRPTIAPVASVFARSYLALAGRNLPFTALQFPIYESLRESLGKWVGLKAGTHKEDGEVDDIRSSEQLRCKATQDKMSVATEFGKAGMVAGGSAAIAGSFAAVVTTPIDVAKTRIMLDTDAGRAKTSLGVLATMRDIMAKEGWKALMKGGALRGAWTALGAGVYLGSYEAGRLWWRDRQQRLKKT
- a CDS encoding endonuclease (related to SLX1 - subunit of a complex involved in DNA-dependent DNA replication), whose translation is MPSSVTKHTIPPFYACYFLRSLSTPGTTYIGSTPAPPRRKRQHNGHLTQGAYKTSRARPWEMECIVYGFSSKIAALQFEWAWAKPHLSRHLKFLTTEHSVDGTPKNTSDWAGMSLFPSTSLTPGQTRWGRPKKRMARPPSSPNARLLAMRALLRSEPFCGWGLKLAFFTEWSWLAYQRLDACDPGLVAKSALSTLQNRYSRSGKPLHALYPVAVCDFSGVDGKREPLVHVSEPYRLDAGVAEHPVKKRQTSSRQKPHTEETSAWPETLPRSANLKGLDACMQDFATFPIPQPAAPNTDLTKKSKRAKKLSDKARPSALEDHDAENGVDDDDTEVEVVATDAANGSDLALSRPLYRMRFDDLNMEESEWKRFAESIAANVGASRSTTQAMSEFLHTCVQRHIAAQDARTANTALPAPTSLCSLCSIPIDLSQQLDFVLCPNPHASTLPLISSSSTASHETISECRETGCDSIFHLSCLARSFLEQQLGDQKATASSASTVLPTHGTCPCHRGEHKEPTMWADVVRAMYRRHERFERLIQFLIRSGRSLEQHLHPPLEVEMTVKGSKIKERVKASVKATEDAQVDIGDQRQVISGTTSRTKAALTRKRRQPTTSSVNAIQVDPLARNGSKIDGDGAGKDTKKNTTQKAKSNETSEVIDLT
- a CDS encoding uncharacterized protein (related to CAR1 - Arginase); translated protein: MITRKNALILAFVLACASLASSHASPHSPGLDQEHHGAGAHSSAEYAPIPLVEFPSNDIDDPWTKKYSGVAKPAYSGVNTYAHLPTVKCLDDPSQLFDVAVLGIPYDLTVTYRPGARFGPNAIRQASRRQRAGRTYSLYHAQDPYNTGLRFLDCDDIPTSGFDPALAIDQIEAGYTSLLQRRAASDPSLSFSSTPPNSVVSTKSWQAFSNAGLAKDGRSHPKIVSMGGDHTIVLPILRSLYRVYGPIAVIHFDAHLDTWPPEVSPAGSPTRQHQIQHGTFFWQAALEGLIARNQSIHAGIRTRLGSYDDIQHDASIGFDIITSDDIDDLGIPAIIQNIRSRVGAMPVYLSIDIDTLDPGFAPGTGTLESAGWSPRELRRILRGLEGLNFVGFDLVEVSPAYDQAEITAYAASDLIYEFMNLLISGNNLQADGKVAEPKRKGRRAQKAKGVVASLFNHGDEL
- a CDS encoding uncharacterized protein (related to ribitol kinase), which codes for MTMTMKSATRFYYIGVDVGTGSARAALVDNDGNILAESTHATQTFRLESDARIFEQSTTDIWSQIKLAITQVVAASKVDPSLIKGVGFDATCSLAVTDFDGNPIAVTPQSPTTSFNWGPGERNVILWADHRAEAEAALINSTGSKVLNYVGKTMSLEMEIPKILWLKKHMPAELFEQCMFFDLPDYLTYKATGSLARSNCSLVCKCSYVPPGVDGSELGWQPEFFEQIGLGELVKNDFQQLGGVPGRNGIVLTAGQPVGDGLSADVATELGLAPGTAVGSALIDAYAGWVGTVAAPATNPVDESKNSPSLISSQNRLAAIAGTSTCYCVQSPDGILVDGVWGPYKHAVFPGLWMNEGGQSSTGQLIDFIIDTHPAAPSLRTLASETNRSPFVVLHDKIDSLASEASLAHASLLTKDLFIYPDFHGNRSPLADSKMKGMITGLKLDRSLADLALKYYATLEAIALQTRHIIEEMNAKGHRIDSIYMSGGHVKNHVFMQLIADVCDMPVQLPFSSSASVVAGSAILGRFAAEVKDPDSSGASGKFAPTEATTINDQKTAEEASFKYKDHLWDLMVRMTKPGTLVSPQKDEKLAKLLQVKYKIFRESITMQRKWESMIDEAIN